CCCCCCGGCGGATCAGGGGCTCCATGTGCTCTTCGTCCATGCGCACCACCAAAAGGGACGGCCGATAAAACTTGTCGGCAATGGTGATGGTCTCCACCGGCGTTTCCACAAAACCGCCTTCGGTCTCCTCGGGAAGCGTCATGGCGCAGACCGGCACGCTGTGGTGCTTGGGCTTGCGCGCGCCGTATCCATCCGAAGACTCCATGACCGCCAGCGCGCCGCCCTTGCGTTCGCCCAGGAACTGGGGCTGTTCGCCGTCGAGAAGCCAGTTGGGATTGAGCCCGTAGAGCTGATAGAGCTTGATGAGCCATCCGTCGGGGATGGACTTGCGCCGCTTGGCGTCGGAAATGCTGGACTGGCGGATATCCAGGAGTTTGGCGACCTCGACCTGGGTGCGCAGTCCCGTGGCTTTCTTGATCCGCTCGAAAGCCTCTTCGAAGGTGTTGTATCCGGATTCGGAATCTTGGTACGTCATAATTTCATTCCTGCTTTGCCTGTTAAAAAGTTTTGATGGATATACTGACGGATGCAAAATGCTTGCATGCAACGTGATACGACTTCCCCGAAATTGTGTTGCGAGTCGCTATCGGTTTACAAAGAGAAAGCGTGAATAAAATTTCATAACGCAGACATTACGTATATAACCATGTACCGAAAAAAAGCTCTTCGTCAAGAGGAGTTGCAAAGGCCTTGCAGTATGAACAAAAATTCATGATGGTTTCGGCAGGGCCCTGGAAATATCAAAAACCGGATTTCGTTCGTCCGTTTCTCTTTGCCGGTGTCACGCCGGTTCGGATGCCTGATGCCTTGCCCCCTCTCCTCGTCGACCGGCGCGGCCGATGCCTAGCGTCCGTTGCTGCTGCGGTCGTGCGGCTTCTCGAACGGCGGGCGGGAAAAATGCGAAGAGGTATCCCCTATGCATATTTGCATCAAAGTCAAGAGAAAAACATACCATGTCTCTATGGATTGTCGGTCCCGGATGTCCCGTCCCTGAGCAAAAGCCCGTAGGCGGCCTGTCCCAGGCTGATGCAGCCGTCCCCGGGGGGCAGGAACCGGTGGGACAGGGGAAAAAGCCCGCGCCCGCGCAGCCTGTCCGGCAATTCCCGGGAGAGGGTCCGGTTGAGCAGGCAGCCGCCGCTTAAGGCCACGCGGCGCGTGCCGCGCACATCGGCCATGGTCGCGGCCAGTTCCGTCAGTCCGTCCAGGAGTCCCAGGTGGAAGCGGCGGCTGACCACCCCGGGCGGCACGCCCCGGGCCAGATCCCGGGCGGCCTGATCGACCAGGGCCAGGGTGTCCAGGACCGCCGGGGCCGAGTCCCGGCGCAGCGGGCAGGCATAGGCCGCTGTCTCGGCCATGTCCTGGATGGTCTCCAGGCGAATGGCCGCCTGACCCTCGTAATCCACCTGCAGGCCTACGCCGCACAGGGCGCTGACCGCATCGAAGAGTCGGCCCAGGCTTGTGGATACGGGGCAATTGAGATTTTTCTCAAGCATTTGGACCACCAGGGCCGCCGCGCGATCCTGGGCTGGCAGCCAGGGCGGCGTGAATGCCCGCGCCTCGCCGCCCATGTCGGAAAGCATGCCCATGGCGATGCGCCAGGGCTGTCGGATGGCCGCCTCGCCCCCGGGCAGGCGCATGGGCGACAGATGCCCCAGGCGTTCATG
Above is a genomic segment from Desulfolutivibrio sulfodismutans DSM 3696 containing:
- a CDS encoding LexA family transcriptional regulator, producing MTYQDSESGYNTFEEAFERIKKATGLRTQVEVAKLLDIRQSSISDAKRRKSIPDGWLIKLYQLYGLNPNWLLDGEQPQFLGERKGGALAVMESSDGYGARKPKHHSVPVCAMTLPEETEGGFVETPVETITIADKFYRPSLLVVRMDEEHMEPLIRRGAYVGIDKDRKTIRSGGIYALDLPVEGMVVKRVNYDAENAKLILRSENPSHEDQQIPAEDGASRVIGRVAWVLQEL